One genomic segment of Amycolatopsis sp. Hca4 includes these proteins:
- a CDS encoding MBL fold metallo-hydrolase has translation MPAVRSNIVPLRHARPGVVAYVKSPAEWFVANSGWIQGTEGVVLIDTCGTEQATLELVRDVRKYAGDQELTVAITHAHGEHHNGLGVALRDGGSALAAPGSLDLVKAGPQTYGNVFTYTRWGVLEPPSPEAVHPVTGWHELDLGDAKVDVVAVPGVAHTAGDLVVHEPRSSTLFTGDLVYIGDTPMAVHGSIPGWLDALDWLQDTFRPRTLVPGHGPVATPAHTAFHAMRVYLEWLLEATVRQSNFTKLAKQASLRWPSWRNPERHIGNLMRAYADQHGRKLDVDLAVDAVLAAAGGRIDLDSLLDSEPVRRIS, from the coding sequence ATGCCGGCCGTCAGATCGAACATCGTCCCGCTCCGGCACGCACGGCCGGGCGTGGTGGCGTACGTGAAGAGTCCGGCCGAATGGTTCGTCGCGAACAGCGGCTGGATCCAAGGCACCGAAGGCGTCGTGCTGATCGACACCTGCGGCACCGAGCAGGCGACCCTGGAGCTGGTCCGCGACGTCCGCAAGTACGCGGGCGACCAGGAGCTCACGGTCGCCATCACGCACGCGCACGGCGAACACCACAACGGACTCGGCGTCGCCCTCCGCGACGGCGGCTCGGCACTGGCCGCGCCCGGCAGCCTCGACCTGGTCAAGGCCGGCCCGCAGACCTACGGCAACGTCTTCACGTACACGCGCTGGGGCGTGCTCGAGCCACCGTCGCCCGAGGCGGTCCACCCGGTGACCGGCTGGCACGAGCTGGACCTGGGCGACGCGAAGGTCGACGTCGTCGCGGTCCCCGGTGTCGCGCACACGGCGGGCGACCTGGTGGTGCACGAGCCGCGGTCGAGCACGCTGTTCACCGGCGACCTGGTGTACATCGGCGACACCCCGATGGCGGTGCACGGCTCGATCCCCGGCTGGCTCGACGCGCTCGACTGGCTCCAGGACACCTTCCGCCCGCGGACGCTGGTCCCCGGCCACGGCCCGGTGGCGACCCCGGCCCACACCGCGTTCCACGCGATGCGCGTCTACCTCGAGTGGCTGCTGGAGGCGACGGTCCGCCAGTCGAACTTCACGAAGCTGGCGAAGCAGGCGTCCCTGCGGTGGCCGTCGTGGCGCAACCCGGAGCGCCACATCGGGAACCTGATGCGCGCGTACGCCGACCAGCACGGCCGCAAGCTCGACGTCGACCTGGCGGTCGACGCGGTGCTGGCCGCGGCGGGAGGCCGGATCGACCTGGACTCGCTGCTGGACAGCGAGCCGGTGCGCCGGATCTCCTAG
- a CDS encoding MarR family winged helix-turn-helix transcriptional regulator, producing MADHVDRVLAQWHAERPDLDVSPMAVIGRLSRLSALVDAELRRTFARHGLDRATFDVLATLRRSGPPYRLTPTELMRSAMVTSGAITQRLDKMEARGLVERTPNEADGRGVRVQLTEAGGELIDRALPEHVETEHRILAALGTGEREELASTLRTLLESLGGSVS from the coding sequence ATGGCCGATCACGTGGACCGGGTACTGGCGCAGTGGCACGCCGAGCGCCCCGACCTCGACGTCTCCCCGATGGCGGTGATCGGCCGGCTGTCCCGGCTGAGCGCGCTGGTCGACGCGGAGCTCCGCCGGACGTTCGCCCGCCATGGCCTGGACCGCGCGACCTTCGACGTCCTCGCGACCCTGCGCCGCAGCGGGCCGCCGTACCGGCTGACCCCGACGGAGCTGATGCGCTCGGCGATGGTGACGTCCGGGGCGATCACCCAGCGGCTGGACAAGATGGAGGCGCGGGGGCTGGTCGAGCGCACGCCGAACGAGGCGGACGGCCGGGGGGTCCGGGTGCAGCTGACCGAGGCCGGTGGGGAGCTGATCGACCGCGCGCTGCCCGAGCACGTCGAGACTGAACACCGCATCCTGGCCGCCTTGGGCACCGGCGAGCGCGAGGAGCTGGCGTCGACGTTGCGGACGCTGCTGGAGAGCCTGGGCGGTTCGGTCTCCTAG
- a CDS encoding EamA family transporter has translation MLNKKLLLTALAPAIWGTTYLVTTEFLPPDRPLLAAVIRALPAGLLLVALTRRLPKGDWWWRSLVLGTLNIGAFLALLFVAAYRLPGGVAATLGALQPLLVAGLSTGLLGERLTRRTVLAGVAGVAGVSLLVLQSSARLDAIGVAAAAGGAVVMATGVVLSKRWTSPAPLLATTGWQLVAGGLVLVPVALAVEGAPPASLTGANLAGYAYLALIGAAFAYALWFRGIRALPATHVTFLGLLSPVVATLLGWLVLGQRLTPWQLLGAVIVLGAVVAAQRRPLVRTGADNYQPLTTARRATDAEMV, from the coding sequence GTGCTAAACAAAAAGCTCCTCCTCACCGCCCTCGCCCCGGCGATCTGGGGCACCACCTACCTCGTCACCACCGAGTTCCTGCCGCCCGACCGCCCGCTGCTCGCCGCCGTCATCCGGGCGCTGCCCGCCGGCCTGCTGCTGGTCGCCCTCACCCGGCGGCTGCCGAAGGGCGACTGGTGGTGGCGCTCGCTGGTGCTCGGCACACTGAACATCGGCGCCTTCCTCGCCCTGCTGTTCGTCGCCGCCTACCGGCTGCCCGGCGGGGTCGCCGCCACCCTCGGCGCCCTGCAGCCACTGCTGGTCGCGGGCCTGTCCACCGGCCTGCTCGGCGAACGCCTGACCCGGCGGACGGTGCTCGCGGGCGTCGCCGGGGTGGCCGGCGTCAGCCTGCTGGTCCTGCAGTCGAGCGCGCGGCTCGACGCGATCGGCGTCGCCGCCGCGGCCGGCGGCGCGGTCGTGATGGCCACCGGTGTCGTGCTGAGCAAGCGCTGGACGTCCCCCGCGCCGCTGCTGGCGACGACGGGCTGGCAGCTCGTCGCGGGCGGTCTGGTGCTCGTGCCGGTCGCGCTGGCCGTCGAAGGCGCGCCGCCCGCGTCGCTGACCGGGGCGAACCTCGCCGGGTACGCCTACCTCGCACTGATCGGCGCCGCGTTCGCCTACGCACTGTGGTTCCGCGGGATCCGCGCGCTGCCGGCCACCCACGTGACGTTCCTCGGCCTGCTGAGCCCGGTCGTCGCCACCCTGCTCGGCTGGCTCGTCCTCGGCCAGCGGCTGACGCCGTGGCAGCTGCTGGGCGCGGTGATCGTGCTGGGCGCCGTCGTCGCCGCGCAGCGACGGCCGTTGGTCCGGACGGGGGCTGATAATTATCAGCCTTTGACAACCGCTCGCCGGGCCACCGACGCTGAAATGGTCTGA